The DNA window TTATTCTTATACTACAAGGCATCGAAGTGCAAAAAGCGGCAATTTTTGTTGATGTACAAAACATCTATTACACAACCAAACACACCTTTTCACGTTCGTTTAATTATCGGCATTTTTGGCAATCAGTAGCGAAAGATTATGAAATTGTCGACGCTGTCGCGTATGCGATTGATCGCGGCGATGTACAGCAACAGAAATTTCAAAGTGCACTGCGTCATATTGGCTTTGAGGTAAAGCTGAAACCTTTTATTCAGCGCTCAGATGGTTCTGCGAAGGGTGATTGGGATGTGGGCATTACAATCGATGTATTGGAGGCAGCGCCCTATGTCGATACGATCATCCTATTATCGGGCGATGGTGATTTTGACCGATTGCTTTCAAAAGTACGACAAGAGCACAACTGCAAAACAGTTGTTTATGGCGTGCTGAATTTAACTGCTAACTCCCTAATTAATGCAAGTTCGGAGTTCATTGACATAGATGGTCAGTGGCTACAATGAAGTCATTGTTTTTTATATCAGCGGCTTTATTAATAATAAAGGGATATTTTTCAATTAGGGCTTACCATCAAACAGCTTCCTGAAATACAGCAGCGTATAGACATGGATCTACTTCGTCGTTCGATGACGGGGATATTTGTCTATGCTGTTTTGTTGCCCGCAGTGTTTTGGCCATTTGACTTTCATTTAACTGAGCCTGAGTTAAGCCGTACCTTTGCTTTGAGTATGTTTGGTATTAGTATTATTAGACTGGTTCATTGGTTCTTTACTGATCGCCTGTATCGTTATTCTCCGGCTCTTTGGCGTAACTGCTTCACTATATTTTCGCTCGGTCATGCAAGTGTACTTAGCCTCTTTTTTGCAATGGCCATGTTTGATGAACGCTTTGAACCTATTCTGCATATTACGATGCTAGCAATTGGCGGTATTGCAAGTAGCGCGATTGTTGCACTAATGCCGCGTATTAGTCTTGCCTTGTGTAACCTAATAATTCTACTGGTGCCATCTATTGCAGCTGGATTTTATCTTGAAAATAAAATGCCCTATGCAATCATGCTGTTGGTCTACGTCAGTTTTATTGGCTTGATGGGGTTTAGAGCGTCGAAGGAATATCAGCGTTCATTTGAAATTGAGACGCAGTTGGATAAGCAGAAAAAAGTGCTCGAACAACTCAATAAAATTGACGCGCTAACGGGTATTAATAACCGAGGGTACTTTAACATTGAGTTCGAAAATCAATGGCAGTTGGCAAGTCGCAATGAGTACCCCTTAGCTTTGTTGCTCATCGATATCGATCACTTTAAGCGCTTTAATGATGACCATGGTCATCTATGCGGTGATGCCTGTCTTGTCCATGTAGCTAGTCTTATTAGCCAACAGATTAACCGCAAAACTGACGTTGTGGCGCGTTTTGGTGGAGAAGAGTTTGTTGTTTTACTGCCTAGTTGCAATATACGAGAGGCAGAAAAAGTAGCCGAGAAGATCCGCTCTGCAATTGAAGCGAACCCCTGTATGTATGGTGAAGAAAAATTATCGGTTACTGCATCTTTGGGAGTCGCTTCACTGGTGCCTAATGCTGATACAGAAAGCCATATGTTAATTGAAACTGCTGATAAGGCCATGTACTCTGCGAAAAGTGCAGGTAGGAACTTGGTTGTCTCAGCAGCTTCTGCATAATATTAAGCGGCGATCACTCAACTTTTGGTTTGATGTTAGTCTTTATAAAGGCGCTTAACTTTGCTTTCGAGACTTTTGTTTTCTAGCTTTAATTCAACGGGCCGTTCAAGAATAATATCGCCTTCAACGTTGGAATCTGCGCTGATGTAAAGCACGGGATAATTTTTGTGGTAGTTGTTTTTAGAATTACCACGGAAGTGAATGTCACCTTTCACAAGACTGCCGTCATTTAGCTTTACACTGCCGTTTACCGTCATGATGTCTTTTTCGACAACAACACCACTAATTGAAATCGTGCCGTTGACGGTTGAAAGCTCGCCGCCAATCTGGCCATTCTCTTGTATCTTTATTTGGCCGTTTACTGTGCTCACATCTTCCGCTGATGCAAAGCCTTCACCAATTTTAATTTGGCCATTGACTGCGTTCACTGAGTCGACGCTAACGTTGTCGCCAATAGAGATGCTGCCGTTGGTATTGGTGACGCGTTTGGCGCTTACATTGTCTTTAATTACAACGCTGCCATTGACTGAACCGACGTCCTCTACCGTTCTTCCTTCACTTACTTTTACACTTTTGTTTGTCGATTTCACATCTTGTGAATAGCTAGCGCTGTCGTTATCCCAATCTTTATTTTTCGCGTTAACGTGAATAATGCAGCCACTGAGTGACATGCTTAAAAGCGTTATTCCGATGAAAGAGTAAACAGGGCGACGAATTTTGCTAATCATAACTAACTCCATAATTTATGTGTGATGGTCTTTTTGGTCTTATTAATCACAAAACCTGACATTTCCCACTGCTTTGCATTCAATGTGCCAATACGTAACTCATTGTTTTTGTTTGTTTAAATTTTTTACTATCAAGTTGGCAACTAATCGATAAGAAGTATTTTGCTAAATATTGGTCAATTAAACTAAATTTAGAACAAGGAATTTAGTGCAAAGCATTCAGCATTAAAAAATTAAGTATCAAAAGTGCAGTGCCAGGCTAGGTGTAATTTATATAGCGATATCTGATAAGTCGCACATAAAGTGACAATAGTTTAAATAGATAAAATCAGGTGGGTGATACAAGCACTGTTGAGTCGGATCTAGATATTTTGAATATGCGCAGTTAGCGCGCCTTGCGCATTGGCATCCCATCAATATCAGCGAATACTTGCTCGATATCTATCCTACCACTGCTTAGCGTGAAAGCGGATTTTGTGCCGCCATCAAGACCAATCAAAATGCTTTGTTTACCGTTGAGTCTTTTGCGTAGTTCAGACACTGAATACGCAATTTGCTGGTTGTTAGAGCGTGATTGGGAGGCGGAAGTGGAGAATGTCTCCATGTTCTCCTGAGTAAAGCGTAATTCGATCACGCTATCGTCTACAAGCAATAGGGCGATGAGTCTGCGATCCCACATTTGGTTTCTGCGAGCTTCAAACTGTTTAGCTAAGATATCTGCGTTCGCTGGGGTCTTAGCATCGACGATAAGCACGCGGTTTTGCCATATTAAAGTTTCCAAAGGCAATTCTTCTAAAGGTCGTTCTTCTGCAAAAAGTGAAGCCGAATTTTCTTGTTGTATCGCCCCCACTGTTTCTAGGGAGCAAAGACTTAACAATAGCGATGCGGCAATTAATTTAATATTATTCATGTGATTTTCCGTTGATAAACCCATTTGACTTAAGCGCGCTATCAACACTAGTATAGCCTTGTGTTTACCATAGGCATGTCTATGAATATTATCCTATTTGCTATACCCATTTTCTTTCTTCTTATCGCGGCAGAGTTGATTGCCGAAAAAGTAAGAAAAACAGACTACTATCGCTTAAATGACGCTATTACAAGCCTGAGTATAGGCGTTTTAAGTCGTATCATGGGCGTTATGAAAAACTTGGCCCCATTTACCGTTTATATTTTACTGTACGAGCACTTTACATTATTTGAACTTACGCAAACGCCTTGGGTTTGGATTGCTGTATTCGTTATTTACGATTTTTTATATTACTGGAATCACCGATTTGGTCACGAAGTTAGCTTGTTTTGGGCGGCGCATGTGGTCCATCATTCCAGTGAGGATTACAATTTAACTACTGCTTTACGACAAACATCGGGCAATTTTTTCAATTTTATATTCTTTTTGCCGCTCGCATTTTTCGGTGTTGATCCACTCATGCTCATTACCGTTGGCTCTATTAATTTGGTGTATCAATTTTGGGTGCACACTCAGCATGTTGGGAAGCTGGGGTTTGTTGAATGGTTCATGGTAACACCCTCAAATCATCGAGTGCATCATGCGCAGAATCAGCAATACCTTGATCGCAACTATGGCGGTGTTTTTATTATTTGGGACCGTATATTTGGGTCTTACCAAGATGAATTAGGCGATGAGAAACCCATTTACGGTGTGCGCAAGGCCTTAAAAAGTTGGAATCCGTTTTACGCGAATATTCAGGTATACAAACAGCTAGTTCAAGACAGTATTCATACCAAAAAATGGTCTGACAAATTCAAGGTCTGGTTTGGCAGAACGGGATGGCGCCCGGATGATGTCAGTCAAAAATTTCCGCTAGCGCGAACAGATTTAAACCAGTTTACGCCATATCAAACCGACATATCGCTAATGGCTAAAGTTTACGCGCTGATGCAATACGCTATCATTTCCTTGCTTGCTGTTTCTCTGTTGATTAACGCTAGTGCATTGGATGTCAGTCAACAGCATGGTATTTCCTTTTTCGTTATTTTTTCGAGCATTAACTTGGCGTGGATTATGGAGAACAGAGCAAGCGCAATTTGGCTAGAGTGGTTAAAACTACTGGTTTCAGTTGTAGTATTACTGAATATAAATTTAGGCGCATATGCAGATTACGCTTTCATACCGGTTTTGTTATCCGCAATACTGCTTTTTAAGCTTCAGTATCAGCGTAATATGGACCTTTCAAATGGTAGTGAATTGAACAGTTAAATGGAAATAACTTGTGTAAGCAGTGGTTCTTGTTGCCGTGAGTTATTTATTATCAATTCAATATATTCAAATGTTGAACAAAGACCTAGGCTCTGGGTCTTAACCAACTTAGCATTCTAGGATGAAGCTCATGCAATTTCTGCTTAAAATACTCATGTTTCCGTTTGTCGTCGTTGGTAAGCTTCTGGCTCTTTTATTTGGTGAAGTTAATTGGTCAATGCCGCCTTGGTTGGCTTACCTTAATAATTTGCGCAAAAATAGCCCACTTAAACTCGTCTTTCTAGCCTTGCTTATTGTTGGTTTAGGCGCAGGTGTTTACAAAACTTATGTGTACTATCAAAGTTTACCAGAGCCAATATTGGTTGATGCCCTTATCACTATTCCAGCACTTACAGAGGAATATGCTGATGAAAATAGCGAGAGCACAAAAACCTCACCACCTGAACTTCGCATAGAATTTGCCTACACCTCGAATGATTATTTACCACCAGAGCAACCACCAGAGCTACTGCCAATAACGCGAATTGCGCCACCGTCGATACCTGCTGATTTTCCTTCAGTTGCGCCAATTGATTTAATTGGCGCCGAAGTAAAAACAGGCATCAAGCTCAGCCCAAGCAAAGCCGGAAAGTGGCGTTGGGAAAATGACAGGACTCTGTTGTTTGTGCCTGAAACCCCCTGGCCTGCGGGGCAGGAATATGAAGTGAGCTTTGCGCCAGAAGTGTTCGATACCCAAGATGAGTTTAGCAACGATGAATTCAGTTTCATCACTACGCCTCTGCAGGGCAGCATCGAAATGAGTGAATTTGAATTAAGTGTAGAAGACAAGCTTAAGCAAGTTTTTGTTGAAATTTCATTTAATTATCCCGTTGATAGGCAAAGTGTCGAACAATCGGTTTCCGTGGCCTATCAAGTTGAGGGCAACAAGCTAGGCAAAGCGCAAGCCTATAAACTCAATTTTAGCGACAACCTGCGTTCTGCGACGGTAACCCTTGATATAGCGACACTGCCTGAACAAGCTCGGATCCTTGAAGTGACGTTTGGTGAAGGCATCAAAAGTATTTATGGTGGTGAAGCTAGCTCGGCTGTATACGAGAGCAAAGTCATGGTGCCTGACCTTTACAGTTACTTAAAAGTAGAGCAGTCGGATATCGAGGTTTTGCGCAACTTAGACGATGAACCAGAGCAGTTTGTGTTGCTTGACTTTACTGATGCTATTGCCCGTGATGAACTGCTGAACAAGTTTACGCTTTTCCTCTTACCCAACCAGAAAGAAAAAAACGGTAAGAGCTATTGGCAGAGTCCAAGAGAAGTAACAGCCGAAGTATTACAGAGCGCTGAAAAACTAGATTACACATTGATGCCCAATGCGGCTGATGCTGCCACAAACTATCAACTTAAAGTGGATGTTCAAGCGGGTCGTCAGCTGTATTTGAAGATAGCCTCAGGCTTAACGTCGGTTAATGGGTTTGTGCAGCGTGCTTATTTTGATCGCATTTTAGTTGCTCCAAAATACCCGCAAGAAATTTCCATTTCAGGGGAAGGTTCTATTCTCACTTACAGTAAAGACCAACGTCTTGCATTTTCGACCCGAGGGGTCAGTGATGTTCAAGTCAGTATAGGCAAAGTTATTGACGACGAACTCTATCATCTGGTGTCGCAAACTCAGGGCGATATCAGTAATCCTAACTTTTATAACTGGAGTTTCAACGAAGCAAACTTGGCCGAATTTAGTACGCAGTTTATCAGTATGAACGCGAACGATGCTGACCTGAAAACGGCAAACTACGCTTCCGTTGATTTGAACGCGCTTGTCTCAAGTTCTAAGGGGGGGCTGGGTCTATTCTTTGTAGAAATCAAAGCGTGGGATAAAAACCGTAAACGTGAAATTTATGGTGTCAGCGACAAGCTCCTTGTGCTGGTTACTGATCTTGGCGTTATTGTAAAAAGCAGCCAAGATGAAAGCCAAGACATATTCGTGCAGTCAATAAAATCAGGTGCTCCTGTTGCTAACGCGCGCGTCGAACTGATTGCTAAAAACGGTACCAAGCTGTTTAGTAAGGCAACCGATAGTAACGGCCATGTTACTTTTCCTGCGGCGAACGGTTATGAGCGTGAGAAGCAGCCGGTTGTGTATGTTGTCAGCCTGAAAGGTGACGTATCGTTCATTCCCTACAATCGCTATACGCGACAAATAAATTACTCGCGCTTTAATGTGGGAGGAGAATACAGCTACGCCAATGACAATGACCGTGTGAATGCCTATATGTTTACCGACTGCGGTATTTATCGTCCGGGAGAAGTGGTGAATATTGGCATGATTGTTAAGGGCAAAAACCTTCAAAACCTAGGTAACATTCCGCTTGAGTTGGTGATAAGAGATGCCCAGTACACTGAAGTGTACGTTGAAACAATGCAGCTTTCACAGTTTGGCTTTATGGATGCGGCGTTTAATACAGAAAAGACTTTCAAGACTGGCTCCTACAGCGCTAGCCTTCATCTCATTCGAGAACGGGGTAAGGGCAATCAGGTTCGTGAGCGCCAAGTGGGCTCTATGAACTTCAGCGTTGAAGAGTTTCAAGCTGATACGCTGTCAATTACCAGCCAAGTAAAAGGCCTGCCAAGCAAAGGTTGGGCAACATCACCAAATTTGAGCAATGAAATAAGTTTAAATAACCTGAGTGGCGTGCCTGCACAAGGGCGCAGGGTTACGACAGATTTGACCTTACTTCCAATTCAGTTTTCATTTGAGCAGTTTGATGGCGTCGCTTTTTACTCTCCTAAAGTGAAAGACGATACAACGGACGGTTTATCCCGATTCGAGGAAAGCTTAAAAGAGCAACAGACCAGCCCTGATGGCAAGGCGAGTGTTGCGGTAGATTTAAGCCGTTTCAACAAAGGAACTTACAGCGTCACCCTGCAAAGCAAGGGTTATGAAGCCTCCGGCGGCCGCTCGGTCAGCACGTCCACTCGCTTTTTATATTCGCCGTCGCTTCATCTTGTTGGCTATAAAGCCGATGGCAAACTCGACTTTATTAATCTCAACAGTGAACGAACATTAGCCTTAATTGCGATTAACAATGAATTGAAATCCGTTGCACTCGACAAGCTCAAGAAGCGTTTAAGCAAAGTGCAGAGCATTTCTACTCTTGTGAAGCAGTATAACGGTCGCTACGAGTATGAGAGCATTCAAACTACTAGGCAGGTAAAAGAAGAAGCTTACGCCTTGCCTGAGGGCTTTGAAGCGCTTTCCTTGGATACTAGCGAGGCAGGCACTTTCGTTGTCGATATTCTAAATGCAGATGATGAAGTGCTGCTTAGTGCGCAGTATACGGTAGTCGGTGCTAGCAATGATGACGGTCAATTAGATAAAAACGCGGAATTAAAAGTCACCTTAGATAAAGACGATTATCAAGAAGGCGAGACGATTGAGCTAAGTATTCAAGCACCCTATGCAGGAAGCGGCTTAATCAGTATTGAAAGTAACAAACTGCACGCATTCAAGTGGTTTAGCAGCACCACCAATAGCAGCATTCAGCGGATTAAGATCCCCAAAGGTATCGAGGGCAACGCCTATATAAACATTGCGTTTGTGCGTGACCTCAGCTCTAAAGAAATATTCACTAGCCCCCTGAGCTATGCAGTCGTGCCGTTTTCTATTGACCGCTCTAAGCGGATATTAGATCTCACGCTTCGTGTCGAAGATATTGTGCAACCAGGCAAACCGATGGCAATTAACCTTGATGTATCAGAAGATGCCAAAGTAGCGGTATTTGCTGTTGATTTAGGTATTTTGCAAGTTTCTGGTTATCGCACGCCTAACCCGCTAGCGCATTTTTTAAAGAAACGTGCATTGAGCGTGCGTACGATGCAAATATTGGATTTAATATTGCCTGACTTTGCTTTAAGTAAAATGCTTTCTGCTGCAGGCGGAGACATGGAAGCTGATATGGCAATGAGCGAGAAAATGATGGTTACCGGCAGCAGGATGCAACGCTCGCAAAACCCATTTGAACGCAAGGTACAAGATCCAGCCGTGTTTTGGTCAGGCGTCGTGGCGGCCAAAAAAGGAAACAACACTTATACTTTCGATGTGCCTAATGATTTTGCTGGTGGCTTACGCGTCATGGCCATTGCGGTGGGAGATCAAACAATGGGTCGCGCGCAAGAAAATACCATCGTCAGAGGGCCGTTTGTACTCAGCCCAAATGTACTGAATCAGGCGGCGCCTGGAGATGAGTTTGATATCACGCTGAGTGTCGCCAATGTTGTTAAGGATTCGCAAGATGAAGCTGACGTGAAGATACAAGTGAGCACTAGCAAACATGTCAGTATTATTGGCAGCAAAGAAGCGCAAATGCAGCTTAGTGAAAACCAAGAAGAAGCGGTTCGTTTTAGAGTGAAAGCGAATGATGTATTGGGCGGTGCTGAAATAAGCTTTGACGTGAGTATGACCGACAAATCCGGCAAAACTTGGCAGTCGAGCAGAACGGCAGCATTAAGCATACGGCCTGCTATGCCCTTCGAAGTGAGCATTACTACTGGCGTATCAAGCAATGGACAGGTATCGCTTGATACACCACTGAAATTGTTTGAAGCGCAGTCCAGTCAAGTACTAAAAGCCTCTGCTAGCCCTCTGGTTATTACTGAGGGTCTAAGCGCTTATTTAGATGAATATCCGCATGGCTGCACTGAACAAATCGTTAGTCAGGTATTCCCTCTGGTGGGTTTGTCGAACCTGCCAAAATACGGGCCGGATAACGAGACCGTTGCCGCGCATTTTGCCGAAGTCATCAGCAAACTGCGTCAAAGACAAAGCTATGCCGGTGGTTTTTCATACTGGCCGAGCGCGCAAAACAACGATCCTGATGTCACTATCTATGTCATGCACTTCTTAATTGAGGCAGATGCTTTAGGGTATCCCGTGCCGCAAGATATGCTAGAAAGCGGCGTTCGCTATCTTGGTGATACAGCGAGCAATTACGTGAGAATGAGCGGCACTCAAAGCTCAGTAAATGCAAGTATGCTGACTTTGAGAAAGCGTGCTCAGGGAATCTATTTACTCACGCGCAGTGGTGTGGTGACATCGAACTTGCTGATTGATTTAGTCAGTACCTTGGAGAAACAGTACAAGACGACTTGGCGTAAAGATGTCTTAAGTGCCTACATTGCGGCAAGTTATGCACTAATGCAGCAAGATCAAGAAGCTAAAAAGCTTATCTCTGAGTATGACTTGGCTGACCAATCTTTATTAGTAGAACAAGCGTTTTCTGGCTTGGCACCGCGCTTAAACTTAGATGCTCAATATTTATTTTTGGTCGCTAAACATTTCCCTGAGTTTATTAAAGAAGTTTCTGGGAAAGCGGTACTCAATATTACGCAAGCCATCTATAAGGGCGAATACAATACCATTTCAGCGGCGTATAGCATGCTTGCCTTAGGTGCTTATCATAGCGCTGTTGCGTTTGCTGGCGACGATACTAACTCGCCAAACGACTCACTTGCGCAAATTGATAAACAAATCACCTTTGTTGCGTCTACGCTGCAAAAGAAAACACAGCTAGAGCCTGTTTATAATCCTTTTGCAGCTGCGATATATCCGATAGGCACAGAACGTGTCGAAGCGAGTATCCAGAGCGCAGCGTTGCCCAATTCAGGTGAGCTGTATTACGTTAACATGCAGGCTGGATATCAAACGACATTGCCGCTAAAAGCCAAAAGCAACGGCATTGAGATACAGCGGGCTTTTATCAATAAAAACGGTGAAGTAGCTACAGATATCAAACAAGGTGATGAAATTACGGTGCGGTTACGCGTACGGGCTACAAAGCTTAAAAATATTGCGAATATAGCTATTGTTGACTTGCTACCAGGAGGCTTCGAAGTTATTCGTGAGTCGCTTAGTCGACGCGCTGGTGTGTGGCAAACTGAATATATTGATATTCGAGAGGATCGTATTGTTTTTTACGGTGACATCACGAATCGTGTGACAGAAATTACGTACACTGTGAAAGTAACCGCAGCGGGCAAGTTTACAGTGCCTGCAAGCTTTGTTGAGGCAATGTACGATCGCTCACTTTCAGGCTTAACGAGCGCATCAGAAGTGGTCGTGACGGTAGCAAAATAATGCCCTTTAATCAGCGCCTCGCTCTGCGTTTTAAAGTGTTTGCGGTAATTGCGCTAGCGTTGCTTACCGGCGCGCTTGTTTACTTATTTCTGCCGAAGCCAGACCTCGCCAACTACCAAAGCTATTCAACCGCAATATTCGATCGACATGATCGCTTGCTGCGCATCTCATTAGCGCAAGACGACAGGTATCGCTTATACACACCTATCGAAGACGTCGCAGCGGATTTGCAGCGTGCAACCATCCTGTATGAAGACCAAAACTACTATGAACACTCGGGCGTAGATTACCTTGCATTGATGCGGGCCTTTTGGCAAACCTATGTGTTACAAGAACGCCGCATTGGCGCGTCCACCATTGTTATGCAAGTAGCTCGACTGCGCTGGAATATTCCATCAAATACCGTTAACGGCAAAATACAGCAGATATTCAGAGCATTACAGCTTGCTAGGCACTATTCAAAACAGGAACTGCTGGAAGCTTATCTAAACTTAGCGCCCTACGGCGGGAATATAGAAGGGATCGGTGCGGCTAGCCTCATTTATTTTGACAAGCCCGCTTCGGCATTGAGCTTTGCAGAGGCGCTCACTTTGGCTGTGGTGCCGCAAAATCCGAATATGCGTAACCCTTCTAAAGCATCCGGTATTGCTGCTATCGCATTAGCAAAAGAGCGTTTGATTGAACGCTGGTTGGCATCGTCAAATGCGGCGCAGATTAACGAAAATCAGCAACTACTGAATTCCACAAACTTGCCCTTGGTTGTGCGCTCATCAAAAAATTTGCCCTATCATGCGCCACACTTCGTGGAATACTTGCTTGCTCAGCAGACACAAACTTTTGCTCTGAATAATGGACTGACCGGCAGGCAACAAATTAAAGGTACGATTGACCTTAATTTACAAAATAGAATGGAAGCCGTGTTGCAGTCTTATATATCACAGAATCACAGCCGCGGATTTAACAACGCGAGCGCTTTGTTGCTCAATACTAAAACAATGCACATTGAGGCGATGATTGGTTCTGCTGATTTTAATAATCTGAACATTCAAGGTCAGGTTAATGGCACGACTGCAAAGCGTTCACCGGGTTCTGCGTTGAAACCTTTTGTTTACGGGCTGGCAATCGATGCCGGGTTAATCCACCCAATGACCATGCTAAAAGATTTACCAAAAAGGTATGCAGGGTTTGCCCCTGAGAACTTTGGCAAGGGGTTTGTCGGTCCTATTTCTGCGCAGGACGCTCTAATTAAAAGCCGAAACGTACCTGCTGTTGAATTACAGTCTCAACTGCTTGATAAGCAGCGTTCGTTCGCCCAAAAGCAAAATGGCGAGCAGGTGCTGACTTTTTATGAATTTTTGCAACAGGCTGGTATCTCTCAATTACGCGAGCCCGATTTTTACGGCCTAGCTCTCGCGCTAGGCGGTGGTGAAGTAACGATGCTGGAATTACTCGAATTGTATGCCACAATTGCAAATTTAGGTGTGCATAAGAAGGCAGTAAGTACTTACTGGGTAAGTGGCTCAAAAAGCATTGATGAGACTAAAAAGGAGCAAAAACTACTGAGTCCAGAAGCGGCATACTTAGTGTTTGATATGTTGAGCAAAAACCCGAGGTCGCACTCTTTGAATCCGTTTTCAGCGCGTAATGGTCTTGTAGACAAACCGAAAGTGGCGTGGAAAACCGGCACATCATGGGCGTTCAGAGATGCATGGGCGGTTGCGCTCTCAGGAGACTATGCCTTAGCCGTTTGGATAGGTAACTTTGATGGGCAAGGGAACAATGCTTTTATTGGTCGGACTGCCGCAGGCCCGCTACTATTTAAGCTTCTGGATGTTGTCAGCCCAGAAAGCTTGACGCCATTTGATTCCGGTCGAATAGAGCAGCTTAACCTAAGATCGGTAGACATATGCAAAACAACCGGCGATCTGGATGAATCGGAATGCCCAGACAAAGGTAAAACTTTATTTATACCCGGTGTATCGCCAATAAAAAGCACCAATATTTATCGTAAAATTTGGGTAGATAATGTTACCGGCTTGCGGCGTTGCGACAAGAGCGCAGCATTAGCAACGCAAAAAGTATTTGCTTTTTGGCCGACTGAATTTCAATCACTTTTCGCGCAGGCTGGTGTGCATATCGAAAAGCCACCAAGGTTTATGTCTGATTGTGATCTTATCGATAGTGTTGGACAGGGAGAAAAACCAACAATCAGGTCTCCGCTAGCGGGCGTTAAGTATGTTGTTGAAGATAGTCTGCAAAGTACGGTATCAATTCAACTAGAAGCTAGTGCTGACGCTGAAGCGAGCTATCTTTATTGGTTCACCAACGGTCAATTTATTGGTAGTACAGATTTAACCAAAACGCCGATAGAGGCTCCAATAATTTGGCAAGCTAAACCGGGCCAATATAGGGTGCAGGTGAGCGATGACGCAGGAAGAAGCGCGATTGTGTTAGTACAAGTTGAAGCAGTCAACTGATGTAGATTAATAAAAAAACATCATACTAAAGGCCTGAGGGGCCGCTTCGATTGCTATGGGCTAGTGTATAGTGTTTATTTATCCTATACTCCTCAACCAGCCGAAATATATAGGCCTGCGATTTTAGCGTCTATTTTTTAAGGGGCCATTTAAAAGGAACATGTATAAAGGAACTATGCAGATGAAAACCATAAAATTTCTAACCATAAGCGCATTAACTATAGCTTCAGTATTCCTGTCGGAAGCCTTTGGTGAGAAGCTTTCTGAATCCATACCAATACTCAATGATTATCCCAGTTGTGACTATGAGGTGATTAAAGAGATTTCGTTAAATGACGTCATCTCACAATATGCCTCTAGTACCGAGTTAAAAGAATTGAACCTAAACGTTGCCGACCAAGATGACGATAATAGCGAGCTACTATTACTCAAGCAGACTGCACTCGCAGACGCCAAAGCGCTTGGTGCAAGCCATATTGTATTAATCTCGAATAAAAAGTCATCATCTGCAACAAATGCTGCTAATCACCGCATTCTTGGCGCTGCACTGCTCGGCAACTGTAAAAATAATACGTTAACCAAAATTGACGTGGAGAGAAGTCCCTTGCTCGGTACTACAAAAGTAAGTTTGTCTTACGAGTTCAGCTCAGTAACAAAGGGGCGAGAAATGACGTTTGA is part of the Glaciecola nitratireducens FR1064 genome and encodes:
- a CDS encoding alpha-2-macroglobulin family protein; translation: MQFLLKILMFPFVVVGKLLALLFGEVNWSMPPWLAYLNNLRKNSPLKLVFLALLIVGLGAGVYKTYVYYQSLPEPILVDALITIPALTEEYADENSESTKTSPPELRIEFAYTSNDYLPPEQPPELLPITRIAPPSIPADFPSVAPIDLIGAEVKTGIKLSPSKAGKWRWENDRTLLFVPETPWPAGQEYEVSFAPEVFDTQDEFSNDEFSFITTPLQGSIEMSEFELSVEDKLKQVFVEISFNYPVDRQSVEQSVSVAYQVEGNKLGKAQAYKLNFSDNLRSATVTLDIATLPEQARILEVTFGEGIKSIYGGEASSAVYESKVMVPDLYSYLKVEQSDIEVLRNLDDEPEQFVLLDFTDAIARDELLNKFTLFLLPNQKEKNGKSYWQSPREVTAEVLQSAEKLDYTLMPNAADAATNYQLKVDVQAGRQLYLKIASGLTSVNGFVQRAYFDRILVAPKYPQEISISGEGSILTYSKDQRLAFSTRGVSDVQVSIGKVIDDELYHLVSQTQGDISNPNFYNWSFNEANLAEFSTQFISMNANDADLKTANYASVDLNALVSSSKGGLGLFFVEIKAWDKNRKREIYGVSDKLLVLVTDLGVIVKSSQDESQDIFVQSIKSGAPVANARVELIAKNGTKLFSKATDSNGHVTFPAANGYEREKQPVVYVVSLKGDVSFIPYNRYTRQINYSRFNVGGEYSYANDNDRVNAYMFTDCGIYRPGEVVNIGMIVKGKNLQNLGNIPLELVIRDAQYTEVYVETMQLSQFGFMDAAFNTEKTFKTGSYSASLHLIRERGKGNQVRERQVGSMNFSVEEFQADTLSITSQVKGLPSKGWATSPNLSNEISLNNLSGVPAQGRRVTTDLTLLPIQFSFEQFDGVAFYSPKVKDDTTDGLSRFEESLKEQQTSPDGKASVAVDLSRFNKGTYSVTLQSKGYEASGGRSVSTSTRFLYSPSLHLVGYKADGKLDFINLNSERTLALIAINNELKSVALDKLKKRLSKVQSISTLVKQYNGRYEYESIQTTRQVKEEAYALPEGFEALSLDTSEAGTFVVDILNADDEVLLSAQYTVVGASNDDGQLDKNAELKVTLDKDDYQEGETIELSIQAPYAGSGLISIESNKLHAFKWFSSTTNSSIQRIKIPKGIEGNAYINIAFVRDLSSKEIFTSPLSYAVVPFSIDRSKRILDLTLRVEDIVQPGKPMAINLDVSEDAKVAVFAVDLGILQVSGYRTPNPLAHFLKKRALSVRTMQILDLILPDFALSKMLSAAGGDMEADMAMSEKMMVTGSRMQRSQNPFERKVQDPAVFWSGVVAAKKGNNTYTFDVPNDFAGGLRVMAIAVGDQTMGRAQENTIVRGPFVLSPNVLNQAAPGDEFDITLSVANVVKDSQDEADVKIQVSTSKHVSIIGSKEAQMQLSENQEEAVRFRVKANDVLGGAEISFDVSMTDKSGKTWQSSRTAALSIRPAMPFEVSITTGVSSNGQVSLDTPLKLFEAQSSQVLKASASPLVITEGLSAYLDEYPHGCTEQIVSQVFPLVGLSNLPKYGPDNETVAAHFAEVISKLRQRQSYAGGFSYWPSAQNNDPDVTIYVMHFLIEADALGYPVPQDMLESGVRYLGDTASNYVRMSGTQSSVNASMLTLRKRAQGIYLLTRSGVVTSNLLIDLVSTLEKQYKTTWRKDVLSAYIAASYALMQQDQEAKKLISEYDLADQSLLVEQAFSGLAPRLNLDAQYLFLVAKHFPEFIKEVSGKAVLNITQAIYKGEYNTISAAYSMLALGAYHSAVAFAGDDTNSPNDSLAQIDKQITFVASTLQKKTQLEPVYNPFAAAIYPIGTERVEASIQSAALPNSGELYYVNMQAGYQTTLPLKAKSNGIEIQRAFINKNGEVATDIKQGDEITVRLRVRATKLKNIANIAIVDLLPGGFEVIRESLSRRAGVWQTEYIDIREDRIVFYGDITNRVTEITYTVKVTAAGKFTVPASFVEAMYDRSLSGLTSASEVVVTVAK